In a genomic window of Pseudomonas putida:
- the nuoI gene encoding NADH-quinone oxidoreductase subunit NuoI → MKYIFDIVHGLYTQLRSLVMIFGHAFRKRDTLQYPEEPVYLPPRYRGRIVLTRDPDGEERCVACNLCAVACPVGCISLQKAETEDGRWYPDFFRINFSRCIFCGLCEEACPTTAIQLTPDFEMAEFKRQDLVYEKEDLLISGPGKNPDYNFYRVAGMAIAGKPKGTAQNEAEPINVKSLLP, encoded by the coding sequence ATGAAGTACATTTTTGACATCGTGCATGGCCTCTACACCCAGCTTCGCAGCCTGGTGATGATTTTCGGCCACGCCTTCCGCAAGCGCGACACGCTGCAGTACCCGGAAGAACCGGTCTACCTGCCGCCGCGCTACCGTGGCCGTATCGTCCTGACCCGCGACCCCGACGGTGAAGAGCGCTGCGTAGCCTGCAACCTGTGCGCCGTGGCTTGCCCGGTCGGTTGCATCTCGCTGCAGAAAGCCGAAACCGAAGACGGTCGCTGGTACCCGGACTTCTTCCGCATCAACTTCTCGCGCTGCATTTTCTGCGGCCTCTGCGAGGAAGCCTGCCCGACCACCGCGATCCAGCTGACACCGGATTTCGAAATGGCCGAGTTCAAACGTCAGGACCTGGTGTACGAGAAAGAAGATCTGCTGATCTCCGGCCCCGGCAAAAACCCTGATTACAACTTCTATCGTGTTGCAGGTATGGCGATTGCCGGTAAGCCGAAA